From a region of the Cololabis saira isolate AMF1-May2022 chromosome 8, fColSai1.1, whole genome shotgun sequence genome:
- the tomm34 gene encoding mitochondrial import receptor subunit TOM34, which yields MPPKQKNKSWSALKQAGNESFKTGQYGDATNLYSQAIKELEKNSKKNPEDLGILYSNRAASYLKDGNCAECLKDCNMSLEFFPYNVKSLLRRAAAYEAVERYRQAYVDYKTALQIDCNIAAAHDGTNRMTKALTEADGPSWREKLPPIPTVPLSVREKLSQQAAGKPAPGKPAPATPAQPNPPAQPNPTPQQNGIKKTKPASSDKDMKKGQALKDEGNALVKKGEHKKAIEKYSQSLKLNPTEVTTFTNRALCYLSVQRYQDAIRDCDEALTIDSSNVKALYRRAQAHKELKDTSGCVTDLNTLLKVEPKNTAAMKLLQEVQKKK from the exons atgCCTCCGAAACAGAAGAACAAGTCGTGGTCGGCGCTGAAACAAGCCGGTAACGAAAGTTTCAAGACGGGACAGTATGGAGACGCCACGAATCTTTACAGCCAGGCAATCAAAGAGCTGGAGAAGAACA GTAAAAAGAACCCTGAAGATTTGGGCATTTTGTACTCGAACCGCGCAGCCAGCTACCTGAAGGATGGGAACTGTGCAGAATGTCTGAAGGACTGCAACAT GTCTCTGGAGTTCTTCCCGTACAATGTGAAGTCTCTGCTTCGCCGTGCTGCCGCCTATGAAGCCGTGGAGCGTTACAGGCAGGCTTACGTCGACTACAAAACCGCCCTGCAGATCGACTGCAACATCGCAGCCGCTCACGACGGCACCAACAG GATGACGAAGGCTCTCACAGAGGCAGACGGGCCGTCGTGGCGAGAGAAGCTTCCTCCCATCCCCACCGTTCCTCTGTCCGTGAGGGAGAAACTGTCCCAGCAGGCGGCAGGAAAACCTGCACCAGGAAAACCTGCACCAGCAACCCCCGCGCAGCCCAACCCCCCCGCGCAGCCAAACCCCACACCGCAGCAGAACGGCATCAAGAAAACCAAGCCCG CCTCCAGTGATAAAGACATGAAGAAAGGACAAGCTCTTAAAGACGAAGGGAACGCGCTGGTGAAGAAAGGAGAGCATAAGAAAGCCATTGAGAAATACAGTCAGAGCCTGAAACTCAACCCCACGGAGGTGACGACCTTCACCAACCG GGCTCTGTGCTACCTGTCAGTGCAGCGGTACCAGGACGCCATCAGAGACTGTGACGAGGCTCTGACGATCGACAGCAGCAACGTGAAGGCTCTTTACCGGAGAGCTCAGGCTCACAAGGAGTTGAAG GACACGAGCGGCTGCGTGACGGACCTGAACACTCTGCTGAAAGTGGAACCAAAGAACACGGCGGCCAtgaagctgctgcaggaggTGCAGAAGAAGAAGTGA